From the genome of Tachypleus tridentatus isolate NWPU-2018 chromosome 6, ASM421037v1, whole genome shotgun sequence:
ATTTAGAGAAATATGATTCAGCAGGTTCTATACCTGGACTTCTGATTTAGAGAAATATGATTCAGCAGGTTCTATACCTGGACTTCTGATTTAGAGAAATATGATTCAGCAGGTTCTATACCTGGACTTCTGATTTAGAGAAATATGATTCAGCAGGTTCTATACCTGGACTTCTGATTAAGAGAAATATGATTCAGCAGGTTCTATACCTGTACTTCTGATTTAGAGAAATATGATTCAGTAGGTTCTATACCTGGACTTCTGATTTAGAGAAATATGATTCAGCAGGTTCTATACCTGGACTTCTGATTTAGAGTAATATGATTCAGTAGGTTCTATACCTGGACTTCTGATTAAGAGAAATATGATTCAGTAGGTTCTATACCTGGACTTCTGATTTAGAGTAATATGATTCAGTAGGTTCTATACCTGGACTTCTGATTTAGAGAAATATGATTCAGCAGGTTCTATAACTGGACTTCTGATTTAGAGTAATATGATTCAGTAGGTTCTATACCTGGACTTCTGATTTAGAGTAATATGATTCAGTAGGTTCTATACCTGGACTTCTGATTTAGAGTAATATGATTCAGTAGGTTCTATACCTGGACTTCTACCACATGAATTGAGTCCCAACATCCTTTAATTTTTTTCGACCCATCTCCTGCCTTTTTGATGAGGATAACCCCTGCAAACCCATGATCCAGATCCCATAAGTACACTGACGAAACTCCTCCTTCGAAGTACATTTCCCTATATTGATCAAAAGCTTGGTTTGCGTCCACCTCCAGCTTACGTAGTCGTTCAGACGGCATGGCTCCATCATCCAACGGGGGATCATAAGTGTTGCTCCAAGGAGATCTGAACcacgaatttaaaaaaaagaaaaaaatttaattatattatgcaCACTTAATTCATCCTTTTCAGACCATCAGATtctttatgtaaaataacaacagCCAGCAGTCTTCACAATATCATTATGTTTGATCATTAACATCGTCTAAATATATTGGCTAATAAAACAACAGTTACAATTTAAATGGCAAAATACTGAAAAACCAATTGGCCaagaaaactgttataaaatcaaattaacgACAGTTTCTTTTTAACCATTCCTCTTTCTCTCAGACATTAAAGTTGTGTTCACCAACTGTCAATTAACAGttattacacttattaatattataaatatatactgtgttgttgtttggCTTAGGATTCCTCCACAGTAGGTATCAGTGGTTTGCTGGTGATAAACTCAACAATAAATGAACACGCACCCCCACTTGTTTCCCAAGTaatgtatatttcttttcttcgtttttttCTAAACTACTTAAATGTATGCACAAATTCTTTACATCGGGATATCAAACAATATATGGttctcttcttgtcaaaagtccactcggaccttttcaattattttagaatttcagtttACAAGCCAAATTACATTTCCATATTTATGTTGCATTAGTATTCTGTGTGTAATTCACTTACAATTGTTGCACAAGTTACTACAGTCATACACTGTTCTTCCAGTAATTGATTAGTGTTCCTTCTTCAAAATATTCTCCATTCCTTTTGTTAAAGTGAACTCAAGGTGATTCAGTTACTTTGAAACCAGGCTTTGATGAAACAAGTTATTCTTTTTACTTCCTTGTCTTACATTAAGTCTTATTCTAACATTATATATTAGGTCTATCACCTCTACTGCAGTCAACTTCACAGAAAACTTTTTCTTGGCCGTTTACATGTTTATTACTTAATCATCTGTTTGCTATGTTCTCTATATCAATGAATAAGAAACACAACTTTCAATAATTAACTGCTTTCATCtcttataataaagaaactaaacaatcatacaatatttattcataaactaAGAACTAATATCTACACCAAACTTCAATATAACACAGTTGTTTAACACATAAGATTGTTTCATAGAACGTTTTTATGTCCCCTCATCCAACTCAATCGATGAATTCTTGAATGAGAGATTCATTGATCAGTAACTCATGGGAGAGAAGACAGATCTGATTGCTAATTTTGACATCTCTGATTCAGAGCTTCAATGGACAAATTAAAAGTAATGTGGCAAGTAAACATCTACAGCTAACTTGTTTTACTAGAGCAATCAACTGACTTCACAACAGGACAACTACAGACCTGTACGAGTCTCCATCTCTGTTGTAATCACACAACAAGTAGTCCTTTCCAACTTGTTTATCTCGAGCAATTTTCAGAGGCTGGTCTACTGATGACAAGAGATCTTCACACAAGCTGGGTACCTGTAGATCAGTTTAAATTGGTTAATCCTTCATCCAGTTTATTTATCAACTGTGGTGCAGGAGTTGCTTCTTACCTGCTGGTTAACTATCTAATATTTATGTACTTGTGTGATACTAGAAACATATGCACTTTCCAAGTTAACTTTGTAAGATTTATTTTGAGTTGTTATTTTGCATCACATAAGCATTGTTCATACCAAGTCTGAGTTCCTCAAGTATAATGAACCTCTCTAGAgtagagaaaaactaatataaaaaatatcccAAAAGGTGGAGAACATACAAATTATCCAGCCCTAAGTTACATGCCATCAACAACTATACAAGTTCTCAGTCTGAGTAAGATTTTAGACacgttaagaaaaataaaagtgaaggAATCACACAATTTTCTCTAAACCTGATCTTGTGAGGTAATGTCTTTCTTGCCACAGTGTATTAGCCATAAAACAGGTTCTGTATTAAAGCTTATCGCAAACCTTCTCGGTGGAAGTAGTTACATGAGTCAGACTGCTTTCTGGCATCCTTGTTTGACAAGTTCTTCAAGACTATCAAAATGACACACAATTCATAGACTGATATAAAGGTATTTAAAGCAGTGGGCacatttctttactttaaaattgttaatGTCCTGATACAGATTCTTACCCAACCAAAACACAGCAGCAACTTATCTGCTTTAAAACAATGCAATATAAAGCCTTTCATTTAAACATATGAAATTCAACAAGAACCTtccattattttacatataacagACAGGAGCTAAGTATGCAACATAACATAACACCACTACAAGATTTTAAAAGTTGATTATAAGCAGCATACATTACTTCAGAGGTTTCTTCAACTACCGACTCTTTCTCTGCTTGGGAGAAGGGCTAACTTTCCATACCCCATGaacagaattgttttgtttttctacctTACAAAATCATTAGATATCATGCACAAGTAAGGAATGCATACCAGAAAATCAAATGACTTGAGTGTGCTGAGTGAGAAGGGATCAGGGGTTGGTCAGCTCCTGGGTAACCCTCACTGACCTCAAGGCTACACTGGTCGAGCACAATACAAGTCACTAAAACTACTGAATAAATGCCTAATATTTACACTACAAACATGTTATTCTGCTAGGGAGGAGACATTTACGGGTCACTGGTACAACCAAGTATCTTGGATTTCAAATGGTTACAGGAAAAACTAAAATCTCGTATGATTCGCAAAGCAGCAAAACATTTAGATACAATCATTGTACCatatttacaaaactgtatttGGATACAAATGTAGCACACAGCTTAACATGGTTTTTACACCAACACAAAATTCTACTACACTTTCAAAAATGTCTTTGCTAGATTAACTAAGgcagataaataataaaattgttacttCTGACAAATCTATTCTGGGTTGACTAGTGAAAAATGAAATTAGGTTAAAGCATTTTATAAGTTATACAGTACAGAAATAGTGCATTAATAACCTAAACCTAGTTATACACATATTGAATAATctgaatgaacattttaaaaaacagaaCTTACATTCTGGtgcttacaaataaaattaatattgattaacAGGTGTTCTTTGAACAACACTTTAAATACCTACTTATGTTAATTAAATCCACCCACTGATGATGACtacacataattttaattacaaacatttctaatggaaataaatttttaaccATGAATGGCACCAACTTGTTTTTCTCAGCAAACACATGTATACTGTATCAGGCATTAAGCCTAAAATACTCATCAGACCAATAAAGCTTTTAAACAAATGATTTAACCAGCTTAATATCTTGTCACTAACCTATAACAACTGTACATTAATCAATcaaagcccaagactgaacatgaGCTTGCTTCAAACACGAGATAACTTAAGAGAAATCACACCAAAACAGGTGGCCAGCAAAAGGATACTGATTTGTACAGACTTATAATCATTATTTCAGCTATCTAATGTTCTAAAATAAAGGTAAGTATTTTTCACTGCTGGAGTTGCTAACAAATAGTGTTCCAGTTGTTCGACTGATGAAATAAcagtcttaaaaataaatttattgaacaAGAATTAGACCTGACAACAAACATCAGTGGTAAGAAACTGTCCAGCGGGCTAACCAATGATCAGTAGTGCAGGATGGAATTGAAAAGTGGGGGTTGTTGGCTAGGTTTTACAAAAAGATGTGTTGCCAAAGACAGCTTAGTCTGCATCAGGAGTCATGCCTCTTCCcattaatataatatacagttGCTATAGAAGTCAAACAGGTAAAAGTAGGAGCACTATAGCATCCCCAGTCTAAAAACTTCTGATAATGCAGTATTTAGAGAGGACAATATAATCATATAACAAGTTCAGAGACtacatcataaatatatattgttattaaagtgATTTGCTCTGTTTTCACATACAGTACACATATTTTGTCATGAAATATGTAAACCCTGGTACGTTAATATCCggctatttttaaataaaatattaacaattgagAAATCTTCAGGAACCTTTTCCTACTATCATATCCACGTACGTGCGTGAACATTAGTGTTTTACAGCTATAACCTTAAAGATATCATTTCTCTATCACTCCTCCAAGATTTAAAATTTCCGATTACGTGAAAGAACATCGAATCTTTGATTTgatagtttttaaaatgtcacCAAGATTTATGCAAGATATAAAAACAGAACTTCTTCAAAGTTTAAGCTATAAGAGGAAAGTTTCACACACTGTGACATTCACAGAATACTACACCATACCAGGTCAATAAGGTCACTTAAGTTCTTCTCAATTTGCTGTGGTGGAAGTCTTCTCATTAAATCAAGAGCACAGTCTAGCTGTTGTTctgtctgaaagaaaaaaaactgtacaaTAAGCTTGAATATTAACAATCCACCAATTGTTCTGttcacacagaaaaaaaacaggAGGCTCATATTACTGTAACAGTTGTTCATTCATAATCTGACTCGCATTAAATAAAACTGGTGATACGATGTATGTATCAATTCTTCTACCTGCATTTAAGATAGActaatacaatgtttttatgaaATCTGAACAAAGTTTATTTCCTCAAACTCTTATTACACTGAAGTACacttaattataagttattttctttGGTGAAAATATaagtttcacataatattttttattcagatatcttgcaagtaataaaattattaatattacacatACCTGAAGAGAGTATGTTATATTCTCTTTACCAGAGTTGGTGAAATTGTTCAAAAATAATACGAGTAATTTGTTAGACTCTACAACTGTTCAAATGGTAAAGACCTTATTATAAATgtctaattattaaaatactaagaGTAAAAGATCCCTTCTACATTAAGCTAATGTACAACACACTGACAACACATCCATTTgcaattgttgtttttgttttttaaggcttttcttccacaccaaccttcaagaaaagaacaaatttaaatatatccTTTTATGTTTCAGGAAATCAGACACCACTATTCAATTCTTGTAAAGTACTGGCATCTACACTACAGCTAACAGCAAGTTTATAAACCAACCACCTTGTTAGAAAAGTGACACTGTCTAAATATACTTCAACATGTTTTATCAACTTTCACGTGTCATCTTGTCTTACTGTATTCTGaccacaacacacacacacacacagaggttTTATTCTACCAATCCCAGGTAATATTAAGATTACAATGTACCTTTcttttctcaagaaaaaaaatatgatcTAACTTTCCCTTATAAGTTAACCCTTTTATCCCCACAATCTGAAACCCTTTTCAATAAGTCAGTATTTTTTCTTTGACAAGAAGACCAAAGTTGTACAGCATTCCAAACTGCCTAACTAGTGACTTTTACAGAGAAATAGTTATCTCTTTTTATaatcaatatttctataaatatcccCTCAAGTTCTATTATCTTTAAAACTAGCAATCAGGCAGAACCTTAACTGCTTGAGTGATTTACACCAAGGTCTTTATCACTGGTCACTATTAACAACCCAGGAGCCATGGGGTCACCTGGTCCCTAAAAGCACACATGTAAACCAGCTTGTTACTTTCTTGGAAACTGCTGATTCCCCTTTTAGATTCCCCCAAAATTCCTctctgttattattaatggtaacTTATTCCATCCATCAATTaccatgttaaaaaataaagcagTCTTAACTGGAGCACAGCCTgtctattacaaaatattttaaaaagtaccaATCCATTAAATAACCTTGTTAACTTATATCACCTGTCACTTTTCTTTCCTCAACATGCATCTTAACTATTTTCATTAACTCAATATTATTTCTTAGATATAAAGACCAAACTCTACACCTCTACAATAAACATGGGATCCAAATTATGAAATCCCTTTACAAATATAACACCATGTAGTTATGGGTCAATTTCTAAGTATTTGTCCAACATGCCAATTGTAGCATATCAGCATCCTAAACACACCTTGAAATACCAACTGTAACACCTAAACATCttcaatataggtataaataCCCAAGAGTTTTAATGTCACACAACTTTAATTAACCTACTAAGTACATTATTATCAATATCAAAAATGATCACACAATGACCCTGAGATACTCTGTTACAAACACAGGTCAGTTTTACTGGTTTTCATTAGTTACAAATTTTTCCTGTGTTTTAGTCAACTATTTTACAGTTTAATGTGATTATCTGTAGTGTATATTATTAAATCTGTTTTGACAACTTGTATATACTAAATCCGCACCCTATCCATTGTTCTGGTAATATGTAACATCCTCAAATCAATTAACGCAGTAGTGCAGCAAAAGTTCCCCAAAATTACAAAACACTACATTGTAGGCTAGAAAAACACAACTAATAAAAAGGTTTAAGCACTTTTAAAAGTCTATCTCTTGTCTACGAATATAATGGTTTGCTGGATTAAAGGAACACCTTTCAAATTCAAgcttaaaaaaaactaaaccatAACAATTTGCTTATTAAATGTTGTATTATTCTTTAACTgaacaaaaagatattaatttgcttaatatatgttattttttaaactggtttatcatatagttattataaaaatttgttgctATTCACTAAAGCAAGTCCTGAATACggttaataaatgtaaaataaataaataaacgaatcTGTTTCGAGACAGAAGAAATTCAGATACGAACCAAGCGATTCGtaaccaaatatttattactgttactAGTGCTATGTAAATGTAATACACAGCACCTGAAACAAACATCATATTTCGATTAGTACTTACCATTATTATTATGTACAGTCTTTCTTTTCTATTCAACTCTTATAATAGCCGCACTTTTTCTAATTTTCCGTCAATACTTTGGCtacgttaattttaattttcaaaatattaaaggtTAGGCTTAAGTTACTTCCTCTTTGTAACCAAATAATTTATCAGCCTCGCCTACTTACTCCTACCGGCAGTACTGTGTTGTTGGCCAACGACTAGTAACCCAATGGATTCACACTTCCTGTCACACACACAGAGATTTGCTGAAAGATGGAAGGAGTTCTAacaaaatatgattaattaattaattaagtataCGAATgtcataaaaagtattttatcactagaagaaagttttcaatatatccaacatttaattttatatatggaATTTATTTCGATTTTTCTAATTCTAAACGCCAACTCTTTTATTTTCCCCGTCACTGTACCATCAACACTATAACTGAACATCGCcactaaaactattattttacactATCACATATTAACAATAACTATTAGCAGCAAGAGATCATTGATCCTTCAAGGCTGTTCCTAAACACTCAATCTTGAAAAATGGTAAAAACCACTTATTTTATAGGAAAGTACCGTTTTCTCTTTtaaattctcaataaaaaaaaagtgtcagcCTCAATGCTGACGGCAATTCTTCCCGTAAGCCAATCAttctattaaagaaaaaatattttgacaggAGCCCagcttgtatttataaaatattaagcttGTGTTCTCTCGCTCTATCATTTTCAGAATACAGCGTAGACAAATAAGGAACTTATCAATAGCTCGTACAATCCTGCAAACTACAATAAGAAAACCTCTTAATGTTGCTTTCTCCAGATAAAATCAGAAATGTTACCCTTTTCCAATGAGACAATCCCCCTATCCTATCACCATTACAGTAACTCTCCTCTGAAGTTATTCTAATAACTCCATATTATTCGTGCTCGTAAATAAAAAGACtaaaactgtacacaatattCCAAGTGTGGGCCTAAGTAGTAATTTGTATAAATAGTTAATTGTCTCATTTGATTTGTAATCAATGTCTATAAGTATAACCCAAAATGTTGTCATAATTGATATTGTTAACAGGGCACAACTTTGGTAACTTGTTACTGGTTTAACCATCATTATTACAAGACCTCTTCTTCAGTAACGTAACTGAACGGGTTCCAAGCTATATTAATTTTTGTCCCAAGTTATGAAAACctgaatgaattattttgtaGATACTGTAATTAAAGGTAGTTCATCTAATTTTTGTTCAACTCACTAACTGATCGAAGTAATTTTATAGTACCTAATATTTCAAAGTCCAACTTTAATCTCATCCACAAATCTCATTAACTTACTAAGAAACGAGAAACATATGTCCGGCAACAGTCAGGCGCAAGctctgtctttgttaacctgagaaggtcgaaacgttgttctcgtatttattttggtaaaagtgttaatacccgttccagacacatttttactttaagtaggtttcttgtcatcacgaaagaGAAAAGacctcaggacggctggtatgggtacaaGAAGCGTGTGTATATGATCTTGAATCTTTAAACCCCAAGggaaacatttagttttaattattaaccTTCCTATTTACCACTAAGCGATTCAAGTAAATCCCAGTTTTTTGTTTCGTAGAATGCTAATTGTAAGGAATATTGTTAGCGCCATCtcttttttgtaacatttattaatacaTCTAACCTTTATCACTGCCATCAaagatgtaaagaaaaatattccaaTAAGCCGAGCCACACTTTTCTGTgttcagaattttttaaattacagGAGTCactgaccaaaatattattattctttccaAGTCCAACGTCTTCACATTTACtgatgagaaacaaaacaaaaaacaacatttaacgCAATACAGACACTATGAATGACATCTGAAATATAACAACCAAAACTTGCAGATTTGCCACTTGCCCTAACAACTTTAACCAATTGATCATGTCTATCAGTGTATCCAACCATAGTTTTAACGATGGGCAATTACTTTAATAAGAGTCCcaaatttcatttcaaaaaatCAGGGTACAAAAAATGTTGTCCTTCGCACCAATAATTAAAAGATAGCGAGTCACTTTGGTTTTTCGGGTGAAGTACGACATGACTGTTAGTTTGCCGTTCTTTGTATTTGATGTTACACGGTTTGAATCCCTCTAATAGGAAAAGCGCAAAAAAATATTTGCTCTT
Proteins encoded in this window:
- the LOC143254082 gene encoding F-actin-capping protein subunit beta, encoding MTEQQLDCALDLMRRLPPQQIEKNLSDLIDLVPSLCEDLLSSVDQPLKIARDKQVGKDYLLCDYNRDGDSYRSPWSNTYDPPLDDGAMPSERLRKLEVDANQAFDQYREMYFEGGVSSVYLWDLDHGFAGVILIKKAGDGSKKIKGCWDSIHVVEVQEKSSGRSAHYKLTSTAMLWLQTNKPGSGTMNLGGSLTRQVELDAAVSEASPHIANIGRMVEDMENKIRNTLNEIYFGKTKDIVNGLRTVQPLSDQKQQAALRNDLAQALQKRQAKGEN